The following proteins are co-located in the Pochonia chlamydosporia 170 chromosome 6, whole genome shotgun sequence genome:
- a CDS encoding short chain dehydrogenase protein (similar to Eutypa lata UCREL1 XP_007796082.1) — MESTIKIALIALGTITIISTAWSLISFLYIYIRPSRLPRYLKTANNATPWAVVTGASNGIGKAFAYDLASRGCNIVLHGRNAAKLDKIASDLQRLHPGREFRTLLADASLSPSQTLATVEETLSDINVKILVNNVGATMPFGHEFDTLEAFTLSELEANVSTNATFPLLFTRALMPNLIANQPSLILNIGSIADIAMPLFPAYGPSKAFLMCSTAELALEQVYKGRDIEVLGLRVMQVTETGTIKVPTSYFVPDPKTWVRSALDRVGCGRRVIVPYLPHALQTAMLECVPAFMEASVKIAGVKKNLELDPTGSRGVMQKDKEL, encoded by the coding sequence ATGGAATCCACGATTAAAATCGCCCTCATAGCCCTGGGCACAATCACAATCATATCAACGGCCTGGTCACTCATCTCCTTCCTTTACATCTACATCCGCCCATCCAGACTGCCACGCTACCTCAAAACCGCCAACAACGCCACGCCATGGGCCGTAGTAACCGGCGCAAGTAACGGCATCGGCAAAGCATTCGCATACGACCTCGCCTCCAGGGGATGCAATATCGTGCTTCACGGTCGGAATGCCGCCAAACTGGACAAAATCGCCAGCGACCTACAACGTCTGCATCCAGGTCGAGAGTTCCGTACCCTTCTCGCAGATGCGTCGCTCAGCCCTTCGCAAACTCTGGCGACCGTGGAAGAAACTCTATCTGACATAAATGTCAAGATACTCGTCAACAATGTCGGTGCCACTATGCCGTTTGGTCACGAATTCGACACTCTCGAGGCATTCACCTTGTCTGAACTGGAGGCCAATGTTTCCACTAACGCGACCTTCCCTTTGCTCTTTACCCGCGCTTTGATGCCTAACCTGATTGCCAATCAGCCCAGTCTCATTCTGAACATAGGCTCCATTGCAGATATAGCGATGCCCTTGTTCCCAGCTTACGGCCCTTCAAAGGCGTTTCTAATGTGTAGCACGGCTGAACTCGCACTGGAGCAAGTATACAAAGGCCGAGATATAGAGGTCTTGGGCCTGAGGGTCATGCAAGTCACTGAGACGGGGACAATCAAGGTTCCTACGAGTTACTTTGTCCCTGATCCGAAGACATGGGTGCGTTCGGCGTTGGATAGAGTAGGCTGTGGGAGGAGAGTTATCGTCCCGTATCTGCCGCATGCGTTGCAAACAGCCATGTTGGAGTGCGTGCCGGCCTTTATGGAGGCGAGCGTCAAGATTGCTGGCGTGAAGAAGAACCTGGAACTGGATCCGACGGGGTCGAGAGGTGTGATGCAGAAGGATAAGGAGTTGTAG
- a CDS encoding sodium/phosphate symporter (similar to Neosartorya fischeri NRRL 181 XP_001261586.1) → MTLHQYDYVFAIGTFFALLDAFNNGANDVANSWATSVSSRSISYRQAMIFGTIFEMLGAITVGARTADTIKNGIIPNSAFQNNAGVQMLAFTCALAAASSWVMWCTRHSAHVSSTYSLISAVAGVGVATVGASKVQWGWNDGKGLGAIFAGLGMAPVISGGFAAIIFMLIKLVVHMRKNPVPWAVYTSPAFFLIAATICTLSIVYKGSPNLGLGKKPAWYIAAVTMGTGGGVALLSAIFFVPFVHAKVIKKDPSVKWWMFVYGPLLFKRPAPEHAERANVPDYAVVQHDSEFDESVTNSPKLTAEDGSGKEHGVMSTSEAHKGQEKSLANLEATQKSYKELMAEGEARFNARLMKKRGPLGWAMRTLRDNPMGAGQIYEFHNIKILAKRLPAIVVCGLLYGLHYDIHAAQTGIEGTPEGERMKRVYAAAEKYPNEVEHTYSFVQVLTACTASFAHGANDIGNSVGPWAVIYGAWKTGNAAQAKAPVDVWQLAVLSATISLGLITYGYNIMKVMGNKITYHSPSRGSSMEMGAAITVLVFSQFSLPVSTSMCITGATVGVGLCNGTLKAVNFQRVGLLLFSWIMTIPIAGTLGGVLMGLFLNAPKF, encoded by the exons ATGACTCTCCATCAATACGATTACGTCTTTGCCATCGGCACCTTCTTTGCCCTGCTTGATGCTTTCAACAATGGTGCAA atgatgtgGCCAACTCTTGGGCCACCAGTGTCTCCTCCAGATCTATCTCGTACCGACAAGCCATGATCTTCGGTACCATCTTCGAAATGCTTGGCGCCATCACCGTCGGTGCTCGTACTGCTGACACCATCAAGAACGGCATTATTCCCAACTCTGCTTTCCAGAACAATGCTGGTGTGCAGATGCTTGCCTTTACTTGCGCCCTGGCTGCCGCTTCCTCTTGGGTTATGTGGTGCACTCGTCACTCTGCACACGTCTCATCAACCTACTCTTTGATCTCTGCAGtcgctggtgttggtgttgccacCGTTGGTGCGTCAAAGGTCCAATGGGGCTGGAATGATGGAAAGGGTCTTGGTGCCATCTTTGCTGGCCTGGGTATGGCCCCGGTCATCTCTGGTGGTTttgctgccatcatcttcatgctCATCAAGTTGGTGGTGCACATGCGCAAAAACCCAGTCCCCTGGGCTGTCTACACCTCAcccgccttcttcctcattgCCGCAACCATCTGCACGCTGTCCATTGTTTACAAGGGCTCGCCTAACTTGGGTCTCGGCAAGAAGCCTGCTTGGTACATTGCTGCTGTGACCATGGGAaccggtggtggtgttgctcTCCTCTCAGCAATCTTCTTCGTCCCCTTTGTCCACGCCAAGGTCATCAAGAAGGACCCATCCGTTAAGTGGTGGATGTTTGTCTACGGCCCTCTTCTCTTCAAGCGCCCTGCTCCCGAGCATGCTGAACGTGCCAACGTTCCCGACTACGCTGTTGTTCAGCATGACTCGGAATTTGACGAGTCTGTCACCAACTCTCCCAAGTTGACTGCTGAGGATGGCTCCGGCAAGGAACATGGTGTCATGTCTACCTCTGAGGCTCATAAGGGACAGGAGAAGAGCCTGGCCAACCTCGAGGCTACCCAGAAGTCTTACAAGGAACTCATGGCTGAAGGCGAAGCCCGATTCAACGCcaggttgatgaagaagcgCGGACCCTTGGGCTGGGCTATGCGAACCTTGCGAGACAACCCCATGGGCGCCGGCCAGATCTACGAGTTCCACAACATCAAGATCTTGGCCAAGCGTCTTCCGGCCATCGTCGTCTGTGGTCTTTTGTATGGTCTTCACTATGATATCCACGCTGCTCAGACTGGTATTGAGGGTACCCCTGAAGGTGAACGCATGAAGCGCGTCTACGCTGCTGCTGAGAAATACCCTAACGAGGTTGAGCATACCTACTCGTTCGTTCAGGTTCTCACTGCCTGCACTGCTTCCTTCGCTCACGGTGCCAACGATATTGGTAACTCTGTCGGTCCCTGGGCCGTTATTTATGGTGCTTGGAAGACTGGTAACGCTGCCCAAGCTAAGGCTCCTGTTGAtgtctggcagctggcagtTCTCTCTGCCACCATTTCTCTTGGTCTTATCACCTACGGCTACAACATCATGAAGG TCATGGGCAACAAGATTACCTACCACTCCCCTAGCCGTGGCAGCTCCATGGAAATGGGCGCCGCCATCACTGTTCTTGTCTTCTCTCAGTTCTCCCTCCCTGTTTCCACGTCTATGTGCATTACTGGTGCcactgttggtgttggtctTTGCAACGGAACCCTCAAGGCTGTCAACTTCCAGCGAGTCGGACTCCTCTTGTTCTCCTGGATCATGACCATTCCCATTGCTGGTACACTTGGTGGAGTTCTGATGGGCTTGTTCCTCAACGCCCCCAAGTTTTAA
- a CDS encoding myb family transcription factor (similar to Metarhizium acridum CQMa 102 XP_007808692.1) — protein MPKHHRSASGSHHNYANQLSTAMTTSPMYAQQSQRIQVPPSYYTIPPGPDSTSMQMPPTQQESYEAYTTEATALPQTQLRASSGAWSASDDSRLVQARAQGLNWGQIKDAYFPTKSANACRKRHERLMERKGADDWDTRKYQQLAKEYMGMRKEIWSGLAARTGEKWNVVEAKCMSNGLKNLQAAARQASRRERLETGSHITGYDDDSGISGIGLTPVDELDASYSSPETGSSVGAAHSFSSGSATSGVGYHLQGHATTHTHLHPVGGNGDQSSYALGPYGASYGGQHGYSSSVSSSASMGHRYASRGNSPYMDSQRLSNADMGIDSLINRSSGRRP, from the exons ATGCCTAAACATCATCGAAGCGCAAGTGGATCTCACCACAACTACGCAAATCAGCTGTCGACCGCCATGACTACATCTCCTATGTATGCACAACAGTCCCAGCGCATACAGGTCCCTCCTAGCTATTACACTATCCCCCCTGGTCCAGACTCGACCTCCATGCAGATGCCCCCGACTCAACAGGAGTCATATGAAGCGTACACAACCGAAGCAACTGCTTTACCGCAAACCCAGCTTCGGGCTTCTTCTGGAGCTTGGAGTGCGAGCGATGACTCAAGGCTTGTCCAAGCCAGAGCTCAGGGACTGAATTGGGGACAAATCAAAGACGCATATTTCCCTACCAAGAGCGCCAACGCATGCCGGAAGCGCCACGAACGTCTTATGGAACGCAAAGGTGCTGATGACTGGGATACCCGCAAGTATCAACAGCTCGCTAAAGAGTACATGGGCATGAGAAAAGAGATCTGGAGCGGACTTGCTGCTCGAACTGGAGAAAAATGGAACGTGGTGGAAGCCAAG TGCATGTCAAATGGCTTGAAGAATCtacaagctgctgctcggcAGGCTTCGCGACGCGAACGCCTTGAGACTGGCTCTCATATCACAGGGTATGACGACGATAGCGGCATTTCCGGCATCGGCCTGACTCCTGTTGATGAACTAGACGCATCCTACAGCAGTCCTGAGACGGGCTCATCGGTCGGCGCGGCGCATTCCTTCTCATCGGGCTCTGCCACCTCCGGTGTTGGCTACCACCTACAAGGACATGCAACGACTCACACGCACTTACACCCGGTCGGTGGCAACGGTGACCAGAGTTCCTACGCCCTTGGTCCATATGGTGCTTCCTACGGCGGACAGCACGGATATTCTTCGAGTGTCAGCTCATCGGCGAGTATGGGGCATCGGTATGCCTCGCGAGGAAACAGTCCTTATATGGACTCGCAAAGACTATCGAATGCGGACATGGGCATTGACAGTTTGATCAACCGATCCAGTGGCCGCCGGCCTTAA
- a CDS encoding protoheme IX farnesyltransferase (similar to Cordyceps militaris CM01 XP_006673393.1) gives MRPPRILNPTSEVRSILALGNRQPSRWLSSSRALQALRSGSSTSSSTLAGASFFLSNRAFDRSNCLDSIVSRHRSRPTSTSTSHKRTQTTGTFTANIQHKPQLASQLPPHRRRQARKQASATEAAPDASSSDGTLPANASTILTNVAAAQPAHSFRRTLSTFLSLSKPRLTVLVVLTAMAPYALYPVPEMLMPTMTETPSLSPLTLLFLTTGTALCSASANALNMLYEPSTDAKMSRTRNRPLVRKLVSPRVAALFAVLAGATGVGALYFGVNPTVSFLGLSNIVLYAGIYTPLKAVTAFNTWVGAVVGGIPPLMGWAAAAGETATNDGSWRELLFAGDGSSIGGWLLAGLLFAWQFPHFMALSWSIREEYKAAGLRMLAWTNPARNSRVALRYSVIFIPLCLGLCAAGVTEWSFAATSLPINAWLIHQAVQFWRFEGHKGSARGLFWASVWHLPGVMILALLHKKGMWSRAWKSVFGDEDGEWEEEELEEMASMTAANVAEKAEAVRSN, from the coding sequence ATGCGGCCACCACGAATCCTAAATCCCACAAGCGAGGTTCGAAGCATCCTCGCCCTGGGCAACCGGCAACCGTCGCGATGGCTCTCCTCTTCAAGAGCCTTGCAAGCTCTTCGGAGCGGGAGCAGCACCTCGTCATCGACTCTGGCTGGCGCAAGCTTCTTCCTGTCGAACCGAGCGTTTGATCGATCCAATTGTCTTGATTCAATTGTCTCAAGACATCGATCACGgccgacttcaacatcaacgagCCACAAGCGAACCCAAACCACCGGAACATTCACCGCAAACATCCAACACAAGCCCCAATTGGCTTCGCAACTACCTCCTCATCGTCGAAGGCAGGCACGAAAACAAGCCAGTGCGACTGAAGCCGCTCCCGATGCTTCTTCATCAGATGGCACGCTACCGGCAAATGCGTCCACCATCCTCACAAACGTAGCTGCGGCGCAACCAGCCCATTCCTTCCGCCGCACGCTCTCGACATTCTTATCTCTGTCTAAGCCACGACTCACTGTGCTCGTGGTACTGACAGCCATGGCGCCGTACGCCTTATATCCTGTCCCCGAGATGCTCATGCCCACCATGACCGAAACGCCGAGTCTGAGTCCATTGACGCTCTTGTTTCTTACCACGGGTACAGCTCTCTGTTCTGCGAGCGCAAATGCCCTTAATATGCTTTACGAACCGTCTACCGATGCCAAAATGTCGCGAACAAGAAACAGACCGCTTGTGCGGAAGCTGGTGTCACCTCGGGTGGCAGCGCTCTTTGCGGTGCTTGCTGGCGCGACTGGTGTTGGAGCTTTGTATTTCGGCGTCAACCCCACCGTTTCCTTCTTGGGCCTTTCGAATATAGTCCTTTACGCCGGCATATACACGCCATTAAAAGCCGTCACGGCATTCAATACCTGGGTCGGTGCGGTTGTCGGCGGCATCCCGCCGCTAATGGGCTGGGCAGCTGCCGCCGGCGAAACTGCCACCAATGATGGATCATGGCGAGAGCTTCTGTTTGCCGGCGACGGCTCCTCAATAGGTGGCTGGCTACTTGCCGGTCTTCTCTTTGCCTGGCAATTTCCGCACTTCATGGCCCTCAGCTGGTCCATTCGCGAAGAATACAAAGCTGCGGGCCTACGCATGCTGGCGTGGACGAATCCTGCTCGCAATTCCCGCGTGGCACTCCGCTACAgcgtcatcttcatccctCTGTGTCTGGGCCTCTGTGCTGCCGGCGTGACGGAATGGTCCTTTGCGGCAACCAGCCTCCCCATCAATGCATGGCTCATTCACCAGGCCGTGCAGTTTTGGCGGTTCGAAGGGCACAAAGGCAGTGCCCGTGGCCTCTTCTGGGCAAGTGTATGGCACTTACCGGGCGTCATGATACTGGCGCTCCTCCACAAGAAGGGCATGTGGAGCCGCGCGTGGAAGAGTGTatttggcgatgaggacgGTGagtgggaggaagaagagttggaagagatggCTAGTATGACTGCAGCCAATGTTGCCGAGAAGGCAGAGGCTGTTCGGTCGAACTGA
- a CDS encoding transaldolase (similar to Colletotrichum gloeosporioides Nara gc5 XP_007283780.1), whose protein sequence is MANDQLILALSFQRLAYFELKQIEYNSRRLLHHHIIAEASIDASALRNMQGSLNSVEFLVEILMVKLQLPLIHRVTGHVHISTNPKLCYSTRATVANAHRLLYLCMGLDQDVDLKRICIDIPATWEGIMACGILQKQGIATLATAVFSLEQAALAALLNCTYVSLFINELKVHFRQGYVDYENTSHEVCRQIHALYMYMQSSTEIMAASFTSVQDVMDLAGTRHIIVSQRLLYELRSINADAWYGQLGAYFARAPAGDHWETRDWRPLMVSKESAWKLAFARSGFGRNEAKTIQAINYLCDFQDQLEQLVALIIAANQPAENLGATTH, encoded by the exons ATGGCGAATGACCAGCTAATCCTAGCTCTCTCCTTTCAGAGGCTTGCGTATTTCGAGCTCAAGCAGATAGAATATAATTCCCGTCGTCTTTTACATCACCACATCATTGCAGAGGCATCAATCGATGCCAGCGCATTGAGGAATATGCAAGGCAGCCTCAATTCCGTGGAGTTTTTGGTTGAGATTCTT ATGGtcaagctgcagctgccattGATTCATAGAGTAACAGGACATGTTCACATATCTACGAATCCTAAATTATGCTACTCTACTCGCGCCACAGTTGCGAATGCACACC GGCTCCTGTATCTTTGCATGGGTCTGGATCAAGACGTGGACCTCAAGAGGATATGTATTGACATCCCTGCAACCTGGgaaggcatcatggcttgtGGGATTCTCCAGAAGCAGGGCATTGCTACCTTAGCCACTGCGGTGTTCAGCTTGGAGCAAGCTGCCCTCGCCGCACTTCTTAATTGTACATATGTGTctctcttcatcaatgagCTCAAAGTGCACTTTAGGCAAGG ATATGTCGACTACGAAAACACGTCTCATGAGGTTTGCCGACAAATTCATGCGCTTTACATGTACATGCAATCCTCAACTGAGATTATGGCTGCGTCGTTTACCTCTGTTCAAGATGTTATGGATCTAGCTGGCACACGACACATTATAGTCTCCCAGAGGCTGCTGTATGAACTCAGGTCAATCAACGCCGATGCGTGGTATGGTCAGCTTGGGGCTTATTTTGCTCGGGCGCCTGCAGGAGACCATTGGGAGACTAGAGATTGGAGGCCGCTCATGGTTTCTAAGGAAAGCGCATGGAAACTTGCCTTCGCGAGAAGTGGTTTCGGCAGAAACGAGGCGAAGACAATACAAGCCATCAACTACCTCTGCGACTTCCAAGACCAACTGGAGCAGCTGGTGGCACTGATAATCGCCGCCAACCAACCCGCAGAAAATTTGGGTGCAACGACACATTGA
- a CDS encoding DNA mismatch repair protein msh6 (similar to Aspergillus terreus NIH2624 XP_001214543.1), which translates to MAGEKSSAGTARTPARPAPKPAGSASASAKQRSIMSFFQKSSPTAASSPASRDKVSPDPQRSSCLQETTKANSLPKPKPSRKLSTPVPSSDALEPPSSQENADPVPSAAKTTSSALLSPTTMTPSAASANDLTPKAMPESSPIRKVKAYVTPMAKKVVSYAESSEDEGPFNYGNRSQTRRRGRARPAVKDEDDYDEDEAVSPDDDDDMGDFIASDDSDDRPQTKKRKRPAKSQTARKRSNVSPPTHARSESPIRDPDDELMSDMPTTSTTSQWNYDPESTDKRPVTTPTERSTTKDPKRKEKAYTKEPEDRYPWLANIRDKEKRAPSDPDYDPRTIFIPPMAWNKFSPFEKQYWEIKQNLWDTIVFFKKGKFYELYENDATIGHQEFDFKMTDRVNMRMVGVPESSLDHWVNQFIAKQYKVARVDQMETNLGKEMRERQDKSGKKADKVISRELSCVLTAGTLVDGSMLQDDMAAYCVAIKESLIDDLPAFGIAFVDTATGRFQLSSFIDDIDLTKFETFVAQIGPRELLIEKSQLCTKALRILKNNTSPTTIWTHLKPGTEFWDADTSRRELKCGNYFSADETDEDGAWPEVLQEYKSDDLVMSAVGALVSYLKFLQLERPLLSQGHFEKYSPIQKNGTLILDGQTLMNLELFSNSSNGSSEGTLFSLLNKCITPFGKRLFRQWVAHPLCDIQRINERLDAVDMLNADSTVREQFASQLVKMPDLERLISRIHAGACKPEDFVRVLEGFEQIEYTMSLLGAFKGGNGLVDRLISSMPDLEEPLTYWKTAFDRRRAREDKILIPERGIEPDFDDSLDRMEEIKGQLSELLSEKKGELKCRTLKFTDVGKEIYQMETPKSVKVPSSWRQMSATKDVKRWYFPHLTQLVRELQEAEELHSQLVREIASRLFKKFDVDYNTWLLAIKIIAQLDCLVSLAKASNSLGQPSCRPQFLDEERSFVDFEELRHPCMINTVDDFIPNDVKLGGDQAKINLLTGANAAGKSTVLRMSCVAVIMAQIGCHVPAVSARLTPVDRIMSRLGANDNIFAAQSTFFVELSETKKILSEATPRSLVILDELGRGTSSYDGVAVAQAVLHHVATHIGCVGFFATHYHSLATEFENHPEIRAKRMQIHVDDEERKVTFLYKLEDGVAEGSFGMHCAAMCGISNRVIERAEVAARDWEHTSRLKESLEKAKTGCYIPLGILSDIGSLLEGKGDIGDKGVDVLLKAIECL; encoded by the exons ATGGCAGGTGAAAAGTCCAGCGCGGGCACGGCTCGTACCCCCGCGAGGCCGGCACCTAAGCCAGCTGGCTCTGCTTCTGCATCGGCAAAGCAGCGCTCCATCATGAGCTTCTTCCAGAAGTCGTCGCCAACCGCCGCATCATCGCCTGCCTCTCGTGATAAGGTCTCTCCCGATCCTCAACGTTCCTCATGTTTGCAAGAGACCACCAAAGCCAACTCTCttcccaagccaaagccatcaaggaAGCTCTCGACCCCCGTCCCTAGCAGCGACGCCCTTGAGCCGCCCAGCTCGCAGGAGAACGCTGATCCTGTACCGTCCGCCGCCAAGACCACAAGCAGTGCTCTGCTTTCACCGACAACAATGACACCCAGTGCAGCGTCTGCCAACGATCTGACCCCAAAGGCGATGCCAGAGAGCAGTCCAATTCGAAAGGTAAAAGCATACGTCACGCCCATG GCAAAGAAGGTCGTCAGCTATGCCGAATCGTCCGAAGACGAAGGGCCGTTCAATTATGGGAACAGGTCTCAAACTCGTCGCCGTGGTCGAGCTCGCCCTGCAGTgaaagacgaagacgattatgatgaagacgaagcgGTTTCCCCAGACGACGATG ACGACATGGGAGATTTTATTGCATCTGATGATTCTGACGACCGCCCTCAAACAAAAAAGCGAAAGCGTCCAGCAAAGTCACAAACTGCCCGAAAAAGATCCAATGTTTCGCCACCAACACACGCCAGAAGTGAATCGCCCATTCGAGACCCTGATGATGAGCTAATGAGCGACATGCCTACGACATCAACTACTTCTCAATGGAATTACGACCCCGAGTCTACGGATAAGCGCCCTGTCACAACACCCACGGAGCGTTCCACGACAAAGGACCCTAAGCGCAAGGAGAAAGCCTACACAAAGGAACCTGAGGATCGATACCCCTGGTTGGCCAACATTCGTGACAAGGAGAAGCGCGCTCCCAGTGATCCGGATTATGATCCCAgaaccatcttcatcccACCAATGGCCTGGAACAAGTTCTCCCCCTTCGAAAAGCAATACTGGGAGATCAAACAGAACCTGTGGGACACAATCGTTTTCTTTAAAAAGGGCAAATTCTACGAGTTGTACGAGAACGACGCCACCATTGGCCACCAGGAGTTCGACTTCAAGATGACTGACAGAGTCAATATGCGAATGGTTGGCGTCCCAGAGAGCTCTCTGGACCATTGGGTCAACCAGTTCATTGCAAAGCAGTACAAAGTTGCAAGGGTTGATCAAATGGAGACAAATCTCGGAAAGGAGATGCGCGAACGCCAGGATAAGAGTGGCAAGAAGGCTGACAAAGTCATCTCTCGTGAACTGTCCTGTGTGCTCACAGCCGGTACCTTGGTTGATGGCAGCATGCTCCAGGACGATATGGCCGCATACTGTGTCGCAATCAAGGAGTCCCTCATCGACGACTTACCTGCATTTGGTATTGCTTTCGTGGACACTGCCACTGGGCGCTTTCAGTTGTCTAGTTTCATTGACGACATCGATCTCACAAAGTTCGAAACGTTTGTTGCGCAGATTGGCCCTCGGGAACTTCTCATCGAGAAGTCCCAGCTGTGCACGAAAGCGTTGCGCATCCTGAAAAACAATACCAGTCCCACCACAATTTGGACACATCTGAAGCCTGGTACTGAGTTCTGGGATGCAGATACCTCTCGAAGAGAACTGAAATGTGGAAACTATTTCAGTGCTGACGAGACTGATGAAGACGGTGCCTGGCCAGAGGTTTTGCAAGAGTACAAGAGTGATGACTTGGTCATGTCTGCTGTGGGAGCATTGGTGTCCTACCTCAAGTTCTTGCAGCTGGAGCGACCACTCCTGTCTCAGGGACACTTTGAGAAGTACAGCCCAATCCAAAAGAATGGTACTTTGATTCTGGACGGGCAAACTTTGATGAACCTGGAATTGTTTTCCAATTCTTCCAATGGTAGCTCAGAGGGGACATTGTTCAGCTTACTTAACAAGTGCATAACACCCTTCGGAAAGCGACTATTTCGCCAATGGGTAGCGCATCCGCTCTGTGACATTCAACGGATCAACGAACGGCTGGACGCAGTGGATATGCTCAATGCTGACTCGACGGTTCGCGAGCAGTTCGCATCCCAACTGGTGAAAATGCCAGATTTGGAGCGACTTATCTCTCGTATTCATGCCGGAGCTTGCAAGCCAGAAGACTTCGTGCGAGTGCTGGAAGGTTTCGAGCAAATAGAATATACTATGAGCCTTCTGGGAGCATTCAAAGGAGGAAATGGCCTCGTTGACCGACTCATTTCGTCAATGCCTGATCTTGAAGAGCCCTTGACGTACTGGAAGACAGCATTCGACCGTCGCAGGGCGCGAGAAGACAAGATCTTGATCCCGGAACGGGGTATTGAACCTGATTTTGACGACAGCTTGGATCGAATGGAAGAAATCAAGGGGCAGCTGAGCGAATTACtgagcgagaagaagggcgaaCTAAAGTGCCGGACACTTAAATTCACCGATGTTGGCAAGGAAATCTATCAGATGGAGACACCGAAGAGTGTCAAGGTGCCGTCAAGTTGGCGACAAATGTCTGCCACAAAGGACGTGAAGAGGTGGTACTTCCCACACCTCACCCAGCTGGTTCGGGAGCTTcaggaggctgaggagcttCATTCTCAACTGGTTCGGGAAATTGCATCTCGACTGTTCAAGAAGTTTGATGTTGATTATAACACCTGGCTCCTTGCTATCAAGATCATTGCCCAGTTGGACTGCTTGGTCAGTTTGGCCAAAGCATCGAATTCATTGGGACAGCCATCATGTCGACCCCAATTCCTCGATGAGGAGCGCAGTTTTGTTGATTTCGAGGAGTTGCGACATCCCTGCATGATCAACACTGTTGACGATTTCATACCGAACGACGTTAAGCTCGGTGGCGATCAAGCCAAGATTAACTTGTTGACTGGAGCCAATGCCGCTGGAAAGTCGACTGTCCTGCGAATG TCCTGCGTGGCTGTGATTATGGCTCAAATCGGATGCCATGTTCCTGCCGTATCGGCTCGCCTAACTCCAGTCGACCGCATCATGTCCCGTCTTGGTGCCAACGACAACATCTTTGCTGCACAGTCCACCTTCTTCGTGGAGCTTTCGGAAACCAAGAAGATACTTTCGGAAGCGACACCACGCTCACTCGTCATTCTTGATGAACTCGGCAGAGGAACTAGCTCATATGACGGCGTGGCTGTCGCCCAAGCTGTGCTTCACCATGTTGCAACTCACATTGGGTGTGTTGGCTTCTTCGCGACTCACTACCACTCGTTGGCCACCGAGTTTGAGAACCATCCCGAAATCAGAGCGAAGCGAATGCAAATCCATGTGGATGACGAAGAACGCAAGGTTACATTCCTGTACAAGCTcgaggatggtgttgctgagGGGAGTTTTGGCATGCACTGCGCGGCAATGTGTGGCATCTCAAACCGCGTGATCGAACGAGCAGAGGTTGCTGCCAGAGACTGGGAGCATACTAGCCGGTTAAAGGAGAGCTTGGAGAAAGCCAAGACTGGTTGCTATATTCCCCTGGGCATACTGAGCGATATTGGGAGTCTATTAGAAGGGAAGGGGGACATTGGCGATAAAGGGGTGGATGTACTTCTCAAGGCTATTGAATGCTTGTGA